From one Nematostella vectensis chromosome 7, jaNemVect1.1, whole genome shotgun sequence genomic stretch:
- the LOC5520868 gene encoding monocarboxylate transporter 3: MACFDVPCVERLHIPKVTTYREPDSLYSWVVLACAFAIVWLVGGIGFSFGVVLPQFITEFNESRQNGALIGSIGIAFTLGESLLSSHLCMRYSCRLIAALGHVLCAAGFLLSSTAPSLPVLFVTHSFLVGSGTCFILSPSFLICERYFKKRRSLAIGAISAGVGLGVMTWGPLSQQIINRLGWRGFYRLTAGLFAGSIFLTLSFDPRIGKRPEPDAEAPARRGLLEILRDLSAWKYRPYTLSVISVCIASFGHYSVIIHLMKFSSDEIGLPADKASRLYIASGMATVFARLVAGRICDLRSVRPIYVNLIAELCSGVVTLCSPLASSYTHLIILIACYGLADGAFRTTINILFMQTAKPDPVKVASAYGGGMMMTAIPTAAGPALAGMLADRSGSYRVAFFVSGGITLLSTLAYLPEIYKDVQVICKAKQQGPEDRLDSVFDNPTCTDYEVTPL, encoded by the exons ATGGCGTGCTTTGACGTTCCCTGCGTTGAAAG GCTGCACATCCCGAAAGTTACGACATATCGCGAGCCAGACAGTCTGTACTCCTGGGTGGTACTGGCATGCGCATTTGCCATAGTCTGGCTCGTTGGCGGGATTGGATTCAGCTTTGGGGTTGTATTACCACAATTCATAACTGAGTTCAACGAGAGCAGACAAAACGGAG ctCTGATTGGCTCCATCGGCATTGCGTTCACACTGGGTGAATCTCTGCTCTCAAGTCACCTGTGTATGCGCTATTCCTGTCGCCTGATAGCTGCCCTAGGGCACGTGTTGTGCGCCGCAGGCTTCCTCCTTTCATCAACAGCGCCCAGTCTCCCTGTGTTATTCGTGACCCACAGCTTCTTAGTGGGGTCTGGTACCTGCTTTATTCTAAGTCCTTCTTTCTTGATCTGCGAGAGATATTTCAAGAAACGCCGTTCCTTGGCAATAGGGGCGATATCCGCTGGGGTGGGACTGGGAGTCATGACCTGGGGCCCACTCTCACAGCAAATAATCAACAGGCTTGGCTGGAGAGGATTCTATCGTTTAACTGCTGGACTGTTCGCAGGCTCTATTTTTCTGACGCTGTCGTTTGACCCGCGAATCGGGAAGCGTCCAGAGCCTGACGCCGAAGCGCCCGCTCGTCGAGGTTTACTAGAAATCCTAAGGGACCTTTCAGCGTGGAAGTACAGACCGTATACATTGTCTGTTATATCAGTGTGTATCGCAAGCTTTGGTCACTACTCTGTTATAATCCACCTG ATGAAGTTCTCTTCGGATGAGATTGGACTCCCTGCCGATAAGGCCTCGAGGCTGTACATAGCAAGTGGTATGGCTACCGTGTTTGCTCGCTTGGTTGCTGGTAGGATCTGCGACCTTAGGTCAGTCCGACCCATCTATGTCAATCTCATCGCTGAGCTTTGCAGTGGCGTGGTCACCCTGTGTAGCCCGCTGGCGTCCTCTTATACACATCTCATTATCCTGATAGCATGCTACGGACTTGCAGACGGGGCGTTCAGAACAACAATAAATATTCTCTTTATGCAAACGGCAAAGCCAGACCCTGTGAAGGTCGCTTCTGCTTATGGTGGAGGTATGATGATGACGGCGATACCGACCGCAGCTGGCCCTGCTTTAGCTG GTATGTTAGCTGATAGGTCTGGATCATACCGCGTCGCATTTTTCGTGTCTGGGGGAATCACTCTCCTTTCTACACTCGCCTACTTACCCGAAATATACAAGGACGTTCAAGTCATATGCAAAGCCAAGCAACAGGGCCCCGAGGACAGATTGGACTCAGTCTTTGATAATCCCACTTGTACGGACTATGAGGTGACGCCTCTGTGA
- the LOC5520869 gene encoding monocarboxylate transporter 10 isoform X2, producing the protein MSVVTGFLCTRLDVRVVSGIGHIIRCCSLLATALLYNIIPMYFVFSLAFGVGGSFMFIPVMFSIPRYFKKKRSMAVGIVTAGAGLGVMTIPPLAQYFVDTFGWRDAMRLLACLYVGSCVCTLAYSPDVIESTVRRDQAVLPVQPMDKESKKKHLSEQFDWSLWKVPKFQIAAMSICLATFGMYNAPIHLVKFAGEIGFPATRSSFLYTYMGAATVIARLITGPLCDSPRINVSYINLSTQVLAAISVMLLTQATSYAHLIAFSVVSGLADGAFRTTITIIFVDAGGSRDKAAIAYSQAVTVTAIFQGAGPPVAGLMADQSGSYTSAFYMSGIVLLVAAAVRLVPTCISKLRHIKQGSGAEELEMSDNPALGGSGGSNRPSFVVTRL; encoded by the exons ATGTCTGTAGTGACGGGCTTCCTGTGCACACGCCTGGATGTCCGAGTCGTGTCCGGGATCGGACACATCATTCGTTGCTGCTCGCTCTTGGCCACCGCTCTCCTGTATAACATCATACCaatgtattttgtattttctttggcGTTCGGTGTCGGCGGATCTTTCATGTTTATCCCAGTTATGTTTTCTATTCCAAG GTACTTCAAAAAGAAGCGTTCCATGGCGGTTGGCATAGTGACGGCAGGAGCCGGTCTTGGTGTTATGACGATTCCACCTCTTGCGCAATACTTCGTCGATACCTTCGGGTGGAGAGACGCTATGAGATTGCTGGCCTGTCTATACGTAGGCTCATGCGTTTGCACGCTAGCTTATTCTCCGGATGTTATTGAAAGTACTGTTAGGAGAGATCAGGCAGTATTACCTGTGCAGCCCATGGACAAGGAGagcaaaaagaaacatttaagTGAACAGTTTGATTGGTCCTTGTGGAAGGTTCCCAAGTTTCAGATTGCTGCAATGTCTATTTGCCTGGCCACGTTTGGCATGTACAACGCACCGATACACCTG GTGAAGTTTGCTGGCGAGATTGGCTTCCCCGCCACTAGATCCTCTTTCCTCTACACTTACATGGGCGCTGCTACAGTTATTGCTCGTCTAATCACGGGACCCCTGTGTGATTCCCCGAGGATCAATGTCTCATACATCAATCTAAGTACCCAGGTTCTCGCAGCCATTTCTGTCATGCTTCTGACCCAGGCCACTAGCTATGCTCATCTTATAGCTTTTTCAGTGGTCAGCGGACTAGCTGACGGAGCGTTTCGTACAACAATAACGATAATCTTTGTAGACGCTGGTGGGTCACGTGACAAGGCTGCTATAGCGTACTCGCAAGCCGTGACTGTTACTGCTATATTTCAAGGTGCCGGTCCTCCTGTGGCAG GTTTGATGGCCGACCAATCAGGCTCTTACACGTCAGCATTCTACATGAGTGGTATTGTGCTTTTGGTAGCAGCCGCTGTGCGCTTGGTACCGACGTGTATCTCTAAACTGAGGCATATCAAACAGGGTTCGGGAGCCGAGGAACTTGAGATGAGTGACAATCCCGCCTTAGGAGGTAGTGGTGGGTCAAATAGGCCTTCATTTGTCGTCACGAGGTTATGA
- the LOC5520869 gene encoding monocarboxylate transporter 10 isoform X1 produces MGLKLPRPPHRQDGPWAWVVLMCGVLHAWLTHGFNRSFGIFLPALMDEFNETRGNVALLGSLSVGTILIMSVVTGFLCTRLDVRVVSGIGHIIRCCSLLATALLYNIIPMYFVFSLAFGVGGSFMFIPVMFSIPRYFKKKRSMAVGIVTAGAGLGVMTIPPLAQYFVDTFGWRDAMRLLACLYVGSCVCTLAYSPDVIESTVRRDQAVLPVQPMDKESKKKHLSEQFDWSLWKVPKFQIAAMSICLATFGMYNAPIHLVKFAGEIGFPATRSSFLYTYMGAATVIARLITGPLCDSPRINVSYINLSTQVLAAISVMLLTQATSYAHLIAFSVVSGLADGAFRTTITIIFVDAGGSRDKAAIAYSQAVTVTAIFQGAGPPVAGLMADQSGSYTSAFYMSGIVLLVAAAVRLVPTCISKLRHIKQGSGAEELEMSDNPALGGSGGSNRPSFVVTRL; encoded by the exons ATGGGTCTGAAGTTACCCAGGCCTCCGCACCGCCAGGACGGGCCGTGGGCCTGGGTTGTTCTTATGTGTGGGGTGCTACATGCCTGGTTGACACACGGGTTTAATCGCTCGTTTGGAATCTTCCTTCCCGCTCTTATGGATGAATTCAATGAAACACGTGGAAATGTTG CCCTCTTAGGGTCTTTGTCCGTTGGAACGATCCTTATCATGTCTGTAGTGACGGGCTTCCTGTGCACACGCCTGGATGTCCGAGTCGTGTCCGGGATCGGACACATCATTCGTTGCTGCTCGCTCTTGGCCACCGCTCTCCTGTATAACATCATACCaatgtattttgtattttctttggcGTTCGGTGTCGGCGGATCTTTCATGTTTATCCCAGTTATGTTTTCTATTCCAAG GTACTTCAAAAAGAAGCGTTCCATGGCGGTTGGCATAGTGACGGCAGGAGCCGGTCTTGGTGTTATGACGATTCCACCTCTTGCGCAATACTTCGTCGATACCTTCGGGTGGAGAGACGCTATGAGATTGCTGGCCTGTCTATACGTAGGCTCATGCGTTTGCACGCTAGCTTATTCTCCGGATGTTATTGAAAGTACTGTTAGGAGAGATCAGGCAGTATTACCTGTGCAGCCCATGGACAAGGAGagcaaaaagaaacatttaagTGAACAGTTTGATTGGTCCTTGTGGAAGGTTCCCAAGTTTCAGATTGCTGCAATGTCTATTTGCCTGGCCACGTTTGGCATGTACAACGCACCGATACACCTG GTGAAGTTTGCTGGCGAGATTGGCTTCCCCGCCACTAGATCCTCTTTCCTCTACACTTACATGGGCGCTGCTACAGTTATTGCTCGTCTAATCACGGGACCCCTGTGTGATTCCCCGAGGATCAATGTCTCATACATCAATCTAAGTACCCAGGTTCTCGCAGCCATTTCTGTCATGCTTCTGACCCAGGCCACTAGCTATGCTCATCTTATAGCTTTTTCAGTGGTCAGCGGACTAGCTGACGGAGCGTTTCGTACAACAATAACGATAATCTTTGTAGACGCTGGTGGGTCACGTGACAAGGCTGCTATAGCGTACTCGCAAGCCGTGACTGTTACTGCTATATTTCAAGGTGCCGGTCCTCCTGTGGCAG GTTTGATGGCCGACCAATCAGGCTCTTACACGTCAGCATTCTACATGAGTGGTATTGTGCTTTTGGTAGCAGCCGCTGTGCGCTTGGTACCGACGTGTATCTCTAAACTGAGGCATATCAAACAGGGTTCGGGAGCCGAGGAACTTGAGATGAGTGACAATCCCGCCTTAGGAGGTAGTGGTGGGTCAAATAGGCCTTCATTTGTCGTCACGAGGTTATGA